A single window of Selenomonas sputigena DNA harbors:
- a CDS encoding flagellar brake protein codes for MTTESMAAECFAPEEVLVLEEKIYFLQEGGKKTRIGILKEMTADRLIVEMRLTDAEYAHGPESGARFHCAMPSEKCTYRFSSVFCASSPLPDHIWYMELPAEVERQQKRDFVRVPVPLPMQVTLSNLYGGKNKAKDTTLVDISGNGVSFVWKEPLEDGMEIEIAIPDLPAVGELKTTAIVMRSLDRTALATPVYHIGAHFAAYLDKRQQNQLVRCIFLLQRKYLERGLGI; via the coding sequence ATGACGACGGAGAGTATGGCGGCAGAATGCTTTGCGCCCGAAGAAGTGCTCGTGCTGGAGGAGAAGATTTATTTTTTGCAGGAGGGCGGAAAGAAGACGCGTATAGGAATTCTCAAGGAGATGACGGCAGACCGTCTGATCGTCGAGATGCGCCTGACGGATGCCGAGTATGCGCACGGCCCTGAGTCTGGTGCACGTTTTCACTGTGCCATGCCGAGTGAGAAATGCACCTATCGCTTTTCTTCGGTGTTTTGCGCGAGCAGCCCCCTGCCTGATCATATCTGGTACATGGAACTTCCGGCGGAGGTCGAGCGCCAGCAGAAGCGCGATTTCGTGCGCGTGCCCGTGCCGCTTCCCATGCAGGTGACCTTGTCGAATCTCTACGGCGGCAAGAACAAGGCGAAGGACACGACGCTCGTCGACATCAGCGGCAACGGCGTTTCTTTCGTGTGGAAAGAGCCGCTGGAAGACGGCATGGAAATCGAGATCGCCATACCGGATCTGCCCGCCGTCGGCGAGCTGAAGACGACGGCCATCGTCATGCGCTCGCTCGACCGCACGGCGCTTGCGACGCCCGTTTATCATATCGGCGCACACTTCGCGGCATATCTTGACAAGAGGCAGCAGAACCAGCTCGTTCGATGTATCTTCCTGCTGCAGCGCAAGTATTTGGAACGCGGGCTTGGCATTTGA
- a CDS encoding purple acid phosphatase family protein, whose translation MLSASLPALSRRGFLKISLRTLFSLGIGSLFPARWRRAFAAEGLEAFFVRQIVTEDSRTSRMIAWESTVSEVQAVVDLRLVGAAGFSSFAANEKLLDDGGERLFSHEAFLTGLSPGASYEYRLRTGDTSSPWFSLRTAGDGAFKALIFPDSQCSDGYRTWKKTAESAAVQHPDADFFIMMGDLVDNGEAAYQWRQWFEGAAGIMSRLPCAPLMGNHEAYDLDWQCRLPLAWLGYFPVPGNGSLRFSHWYYSFDYGPCHFVALNTQWEEVEALRAGLLEEQMAWLRRDMAASRKKWKIVLMHKDVIEYDYPDLSDPVTGDISATGRLLMPLFDELRPDVVLTAHQHTYRRLGSIVNFAPSEEGPFYIDTGNCGNCYYDVPVNARFDKKVLAQPERGNYMTLEASAEHLRFSCFLPDGSLVDEVSLRK comes from the coding sequence AGTCTGTTCCCCGCGCGCTGGCGCAGGGCTTTTGCCGCTGAGGGGCTGGAAGCGTTCTTCGTGCGGCAGATCGTCACCGAGGACAGTCGAACCTCGCGCATGATTGCCTGGGAGTCCACGGTGAGTGAGGTGCAGGCTGTCGTCGATCTGCGACTTGTGGGTGCAGCAGGGTTTTCTTCTTTCGCTGCGAACGAGAAACTTCTCGATGACGGCGGCGAGCGGCTGTTTTCTCACGAGGCGTTTCTGACAGGGCTTTCGCCGGGCGCTTCGTATGAGTACCGCCTGCGCACGGGCGATACATCGTCGCCTTGGTTTTCTCTGCGAACGGCGGGGGACGGCGCATTCAAGGCGCTGATCTTTCCCGATTCGCAGTGCTCGGACGGATATCGCACATGGAAGAAGACGGCGGAAAGTGCGGCGGTGCAGCACCCGGACGCGGACTTCTTCATCATGATGGGTGATCTCGTCGACAACGGGGAGGCCGCCTACCAGTGGCGGCAGTGGTTCGAGGGGGCGGCGGGAATCATGAGCCGTCTGCCGTGCGCTCCGCTGATGGGCAATCATGAAGCGTATGATCTCGACTGGCAATGTCGCCTGCCCTTGGCTTGGCTCGGCTACTTTCCCGTGCCCGGCAACGGCAGTCTGCGCTTCTCGCATTGGTACTATTCCTTCGATTACGGGCCGTGCCACTTCGTCGCGCTCAACACGCAGTGGGAGGAAGTCGAGGCATTGCGTGCGGGACTCCTGGAGGAGCAGATGGCTTGGCTGCGCCGCGACATGGCGGCGAGCCGCAAGAAGTGGAAGATCGTCTTGATGCACAAGGACGTCATCGAGTACGACTACCCCGATTTGAGCGATCCCGTCACGGGTGACATCAGTGCGACGGGGCGGCTTCTCATGCCGCTCTTCGATGAATTGCGTCCCGATGTCGTTTTGACGGCGCATCAGCATACGTATCGGCGGCTAGGGTCTATCGTGAATTTTGCGCCGAGCGAAGAAGGGCCTTTCTATATCGATACGGGAAACTGCGGCAACTGCTATTACGATGTGCCTGTGAATGCGCGTTTCGACAAGAAGGTGCTTGCCCAGCCTGAGCGCGGCAATTATATGACATTGGAGGCGTCGGCGGAGCATCTGCGCTTTTCGTGCTTCCTGCCCGACGGAAGCCTTGTCGATGAAGTGAGTTTGCGGAAGTGA